In one Cloacibacillus sp. An23 genomic region, the following are encoded:
- the tig gene encoding trigger factor: protein MKTEILSQEKNVVEAKAQFTAEEVNKAIENTYKDISKKANIKGFRKGKVPRRMLELYFPKDAACAETLEKLLTDAIDNMVEEFELKLIADPDLKPQPLKENEPYEFTVTFEVSPEVTLPELGEIEAEKTIYEVTDAMVDERVANILDSRAEIVPTYEERPLTKDDYVSVKYDTFVTYEDGEEKKEQDGMKTEIFLGSDTIRPEVAEALIGKAPGEKVSIELPNEGEEAKKAKAVKSRYEIEVLGVMKKNTPELTDELAAEITHNGQKTVDEFKANIRKQLETAAGRQSESSLKDSAVEKVVDLSEVEIPEKMIERQKSAMREQQAERIKRESNMSMDDFFEKTGMDKDSYEAELDSTARRIVKRSLVLEAVADENDINWTPEELRQEINSLALMSGVEPQKLQEYIYGDRNRLYDIAERLRARKTIDFISKTVKCVEVPEKKVTPAEKEAE from the coding sequence TTGAAGACCGAAATTTTATCTCAGGAAAAAAATGTTGTGGAGGCTAAGGCCCAGTTCACGGCAGAAGAGGTAAATAAAGCGATAGAAAATACATATAAGGATATCTCCAAGAAAGCCAACATCAAGGGCTTCCGCAAAGGCAAGGTCCCGCGCAGGATGCTTGAGCTCTACTTCCCGAAGGACGCGGCCTGCGCCGAGACTCTCGAAAAGCTGCTGACGGACGCGATAGACAACATGGTGGAGGAGTTCGAGCTCAAGCTTATCGCAGACCCGGATCTCAAGCCCCAGCCGCTTAAGGAAAACGAGCCCTACGAGTTTACGGTCACCTTTGAAGTCTCGCCCGAAGTCACGCTGCCCGAGCTCGGCGAAATAGAGGCTGAGAAGACTATATATGAAGTCACCGACGCAATGGTCGACGAAAGGGTCGCCAACATACTCGACTCCCGCGCTGAAATCGTCCCGACCTACGAAGAGCGCCCGCTCACGAAAGACGACTATGTCTCCGTGAAGTATGATACCTTCGTGACCTACGAGGACGGAGAAGAGAAAAAAGAGCAGGACGGCATGAAGACCGAGATATTCCTCGGCTCCGACACGATCCGCCCTGAAGTAGCCGAAGCGCTTATCGGCAAAGCGCCGGGAGAGAAAGTTTCGATAGAGCTTCCGAACGAAGGCGAAGAGGCGAAGAAAGCGAAAGCCGTCAAAAGCCGCTATGAGATAGAGGTCCTAGGCGTTATGAAAAAGAACACGCCTGAGCTGACCGATGAGCTGGCGGCCGAAATCACACACAACGGGCAGAAGACGGTGGACGAGTTCAAGGCTAACATAAGGAAGCAGCTTGAGACAGCCGCAGGACGTCAGAGCGAGTCCAGCCTTAAGGATTCCGCCGTCGAGAAGGTAGTGGATCTCTCGGAAGTGGAAATTCCTGAGAAGATGATAGAGCGTCAGAAGAGCGCCATGAGAGAGCAGCAGGCGGAGCGTATCAAGCGCGAAAGCAACATGAGCATGGACGATTTCTTCGAGAAGACGGGAATGGACAAGGATTCCTATGAGGCTGAGCTCGACTCGACCGCGAGAAGGATCGTGAAGCGTTCGCTCGTACTCGAGGCTGTAGCCGACGAGAACGACATCAACTGGACGCCCGAAGAGCTCAGACAGGAAATCAACTCGCTAGCGCTCATGTCTGGAGTGGAGCCGCAGAAGCTTCAGGAATACATCTACGGAGACCGCAACAGGCTTTACGATATAGCGGAGAGACTCCGCGCACGCAAGACGATAGACTTCATCAGCAAGACTGTGAAGTGCGTGGAAGTTCCCGAGAAGAAGGTAACACCGGCTGAAAAGGAAGCCGAATAA
- a CDS encoding site-specific integrase, with the protein MPTVKLTQSYINSLPVPEKGYWILDETLPCLRLYVGKHGKTYYLKYKNSKGKSDSYKIGDEKLFTPTQARETAKKFLAEMAVAGTDIKRERKKARGMTVRDLIDAYVAAGGSQFTVDMITALSVFFDREAESLTPIEIETWRTNNKKVTGNKDSTINKQVGALKTILNFGVDRELIDHNPVAKIKKLKEIDSVAKTRYLTEDERARLLAALNKYDIEQREARRRTRQHEKGKHLPSMEGWAFANYFKPVILLSLNTGIRRHALLSLRWDDVDLEAGTVTLRAETAKSKKTAVLPLNSMALNVLRQWHAQRVDGNPLVFPSPQTGGIMDNCDTTFARLLKEAGITNFRWHDMRHDFASRLVMAGVDLNTVRELMTHSDIKMTLRYAHLAPEKMREAVEKIT; encoded by the coding sequence ATGCCGACCGTAAAACTAACTCAAAGTTATATCAACTCTTTGCCTGTACCAGAGAAGGGGTACTGGATACTTGACGAAACTTTGCCGTGCTTGCGACTTTATGTCGGCAAACATGGAAAGACTTATTATTTAAAATACAAAAATTCAAAAGGAAAAAGCGATTCATATAAAATTGGAGATGAAAAATTATTTACACCAACGCAGGCCAGAGAAACCGCAAAGAAATTTCTCGCCGAGATGGCCGTCGCGGGAACTGACATTAAGCGCGAAAGGAAAAAGGCTAGAGGAATGACTGTTCGCGACCTCATAGATGCCTATGTGGCAGCAGGAGGGTCTCAGTTTACCGTTGATATGATAACTGCTCTATCTGTGTTTTTTGACCGTGAAGCAGAGAGCTTAACTCCGATTGAAATAGAAACTTGGCGTACCAACAATAAAAAAGTGACAGGCAATAAGGATTCAACTATCAATAAGCAGGTTGGGGCCCTTAAGACCATCCTTAATTTTGGAGTTGATAGGGAGCTCATTGATCATAATCCGGTTGCAAAAATAAAAAAGCTCAAAGAAATCGATTCTGTAGCAAAGACGCGCTATCTCACTGAAGACGAACGTGCCAGGCTTTTGGCAGCCCTCAACAAATACGATATAGAACAACGCGAAGCGCGTCGCCGGACACGCCAGCACGAAAAAGGCAAACATCTGCCATCAATGGAAGGATGGGCTTTCGCGAACTATTTCAAACCCGTTATACTACTTTCACTCAACACAGGTATTCGCAGACACGCATTACTGTCTCTACGATGGGACGACGTTGATCTGGAGGCCGGCACAGTGACACTGCGGGCTGAAACGGCGAAGAGTAAAAAAACGGCTGTTCTTCCCCTCAACAGCATGGCACTCAATGTTTTGCGCCAATGGCACGCGCAGCGCGTAGACGGCAACCCGCTGGTGTTCCCGTCGCCCCAGACCGGCGGCATCATGGATAACTGCGACACGACCTTCGCGCGCTTGCTCAAGGAGGCAGGCATCACGAATTTCCGCTGGCATGACATGAGGCACGACTTCGCATCAAGGCTGGTCATGGCGGGCGTCGATCTCAACACCGTGCGCGAGCTCATGACGCATTCGGACATCAAGATGACGCTGCGATATGCTCACCTAGCGCCAGAGAAGATGCGCGAGGCGGTAGAAAAGATAACGTAA
- a CDS encoding helix-turn-helix transcriptional regulator, with the protein MSQSVVPGLRAAIKRAGYTQTSLAAELGIAISTVARWLSGQQEPSIATLKQLTVILNCSFAELIGEPEHNELNGCSIVEVKECGGEKLITLRVKI; encoded by the coding sequence ATGTCTCAGAGTGTCGTCCCCGGACTGAGAGCTGCAATAAAACGAGCCGGGTATACGCAAACCTCGCTTGCTGCCGAGCTTGGCATAGCAATAAGCACAGTCGCACGCTGGCTTAGCGGACAACAGGAGCCGTCAATCGCGACGCTGAAACAGCTCACGGTTATACTAAATTGCTCTTTTGCCGAGCTCATAGGAGAGCCGGAACACAACGAGTTAAACGGTTGCAGTATTGTAGAAGTCAAGGAATGCGGCGGCGAAAAACTGATAACACTTAGAGTGAAGATATAA
- a CDS encoding N-acetylmuramoyl-L-alanine amidase: protein MKKICIDAGHGGKDPGACAGGVREKDIALVVALKIGALLTDYEVVYTRMKDVYVGLSERARIANRAEADMFVSVHCNSAPSTSANGMEVYVHTTRSAASTRAAHAIYDRLLSASGLRGRGVKANDYAVLCETSMPAVLVELGFISNDGDREQLVSEGWQDRAAEAIAEGIMEVPE, encoded by the coding sequence ATGAAGAAAATCTGTATCGACGCCGGACACGGCGGCAAAGACCCCGGGGCCTGCGCTGGCGGCGTACGGGAGAAGGACATCGCGCTCGTTGTGGCTCTTAAAATCGGCGCGCTGCTCACGGACTACGAGGTCGTCTATACGCGCATGAAGGACGTGTACGTCGGCCTGTCGGAGCGCGCGCGTATTGCCAACCGCGCAGAGGCTGATATGTTCGTGAGCGTGCATTGCAACTCTGCGCCCAGCACGTCGGCCAACGGCATGGAGGTCTACGTACACACGACACGCAGCGCCGCCTCCACGCGCGCGGCTCACGCCATATACGACAGGCTGCTTTCGGCTTCAGGGCTACGCGGGCGCGGCGTCAAGGCCAACGATTACGCCGTGCTGTGCGAGACATCCATGCCTGCTGTGCTCGTCGAGCTTGGCTTTATATCAAACGATGGTGACCGTGAGCAGCTTGTCTCGGAGGGCTGGCAGGACAGGGCGGCGGAAGCGATTGCCGAGGGGATAATGGAGGTGCCGGAATGA